The proteins below come from a single Magallana gigas chromosome 10, xbMagGiga1.1, whole genome shotgun sequence genomic window:
- the LOC105344423 gene encoding tripartite motif-containing protein 2 yields the protein MNPRCSAQDVLRCHFCETPGPPLYCDICHVHLCTACGGQHILDETEHKVVPFKMRGSSTVCPKHSSKICELYCEQCDIPICVQCASSKEHQGHEFVDMAKTLKRRKKVLERDLHELENLIYPRYQNTAATLLVQKADLNENCKKLTTAIDKHGSDLHREIDSIIQEMKSYLDEMNSKHLALLDKQEYETTSAISEITQSIADLKTLLDSNDVSQVAAYKSRNVEFSRLPPKLTVSLPRFTPQMINKELLYEQFGTLSLLSVKTEEPEEHYVTIDLPAVKPSPSARQFIDVPRIITEIKTEYGQYQLRSVSSQSEYEIWTCGGDYKIMRLYNIQGELVKSVQTKSRNGPTDIAVTSSGHLVYTDKKDRTVNTAKDKKIKNIIKLRGWRPVNICSTSSGDFLVVIVSDDWSQTRVMRYFGSKEKQCIQYNDNGQPLYSPGSSFKYVCENRNLDVCVSDIDAHAVVVVNQVGKFRFSYIGHATISTRPFNPRGIITDSQSRILIADWDNRIHIIDQDGQFLRYIDNCDLQSPYGLYVDTSDNLFVAENDAGKVKKIKYLL from the coding sequence ATGAACCCCCGTTGTAGTGCCCAAGATGTGTTACGATGTCATTTCTGCGAAACGCCGGGTCCACCTCtttactgtgacatttgtcacgTACATTTATGTACAGCCTGTGGAGGACAACATATCTTAGATGAAACGGAACACAAAGTGGTGCCGTTTAAAATGCGGGGATCTTCTACCGTATGCCCTAAACATTCCTCGAAAATATGTGAACTTTACTGCGAACAATGCGACATTCCTATCTGTGTACAGTGTGCTTCTTCCAAAGAACATCAAGGTCATGAATTTGTTGACATGGCCAAAACACTAAAACGACGAAAGAAAGTTTTGGAGAGAGATTTACATGAACTGGAAAACCTCATTTATCCGAGATATCAAAATACTGCCGCCACTCTCCTAGTTCAGAAAGCTGATTTAAATGAAAACTGTAAGAAACTGACAACTGCTATTGACAAACATGGATCAGatttgcacagagaaatagacagcattatcCAGGAAATGAAATCTTATCTTGATGAAATGAACTCCAAACACCTGGCTCTCCTAGATAAACAGGAATACGAAACCACAAGCGCCATTTCGGAAATTACACAGAGCATTGCTGATCTGAAGACTttactggactccaatgatgtcagccaaGTCGCAGCCTACAAATCAAGGAATGTTGAGTTTAgcagattgcctcctaaacttaCAGTTTCTTTACCTAGATTTACCCCACAGATGATTAATAAAGAACTGCTATATGAACAATTTGGTACTTTATCTTTGCTCTCTGTAAAAACAGAGGAGCCAGAAGAGCATTACGTCACAATAGATTTGCCCGCTGTCAAGCCCTCTCCCTCGGCCAGACAATTCATTGATGTACCAAGGATTATCACAGAAATAAAAACTGAGTATGGACAATACCAACTACGTAGTGTGTCCAGTCAGAGTGAATACGAAATATGGACGTGTGGTGGTGATTACAAAATTATGAGACTCTACAACATTCAGGGAGAATtagtgaagtcagtccaaaccaaaTCAAGAAACGGACCTACAGACATAGCAGTGACATCGAGCGGACATCTTGTTTATACCGATAAGAAAGATAGAACTGTTAACACAGCGAAggataaaaagataaagaataTAATCAAACTACGCGGTTGGAGGCCTGTCAATAtatgtagtacctcctctggtgacttCCTGGTTGTCATTGTAAGCGACGATTGGAGTCAAACAAGAGTTATGCGTTACTTCGGTTCCAAAGAGAAACAATGTATACAGTACAATGACAATGGACAGCCTCTTTATTCACCCGGAAGCTCTTTTAAATACGTCTGTGAGAACAGGAATCTTGATGTATGTGTATCTGACATTGATGCCCATGCAGTAGTTGTAGTAAATCAGGTTGGAAAATTCCGATTCTCATATATTGGCCATGCCACTATTTCCACGCGACCATTCAATCCACGTGGCATTATTACAGACAGCCAGAGTCGCATCTTGATCGCAGACTGGGACAATCGTATCCACATTATTGATCAGGACGGACAATTTCTCCGCTACATAGATAACTGTGATTTGCAGAGTCCATACGGTTTATATGTTGATACAAGTGataacctctttgtggctgagaaCGATGCGGGAAAAGTGAAGAAAATCAAATACCTTTTGTAA
- the LOC136272108 gene encoding probable E3 ubiquitin-protein ligase MID2 yields MDPTGNWAQDVLRCHLCQSPGPPMHCDSCGIYLCTPCVKEHTVDDSTEHKVVPFEMRGSTDLCLIHALKICEKYCQQCNIPICMLCASSPEHKCHELIDVSNVIEKKKKVFKKDLEELENCIYPKYQEIASNISDKMVDWNEHSKKLIMAIDEHGENLHREIETATKKLKCNLEEMDSKSMYLLNKQEKEITITISNIKQSIDEIKKLLASNDVCLLSAYKSRNVEFRRLPPTHIVTLPNFTPHEITQKLGTLSEISVKKDDQIYTMDAPGPPDVSKIIEEIGTEYGEYRLRSVSCINDDNLLTCGVDDKMIRLYNLQGELFSSIETTSGNWPTDIVWTRRGDLFYTDQEYKTVTQVTNKKYKNKEIRTEINLGGWRPLGVCSTSSGDLLVVMDGLRYVHGETKIVRYRAFKEKQSIQYNDNGRPLYSFNEYLYNKYITENKNKDICASDNGAGAVVVVNKAGKFRFSYTGHPSGVKRSFSPLGISTDSQGRILTADFSNDCVHILNQDGQFLCLIDNCALSSPYGLCVDTSDNLFVAENATGKVKKIQYIRDDSKLQNSKSVNCHTYRPIELIIPSNCKNMEEVEEEQYEEERRKNKILRTVHSKIKTFFKI; encoded by the coding sequence ATGGACCCTACTGGTAAttgggcccaggatgtgttacggtgtcatctTTGTCAGAGCCCGGGCCCACCAATGCACTGTGATAGTTGTGGCATATATCTGTGCACACCGTGTGTTAAAGAGCATACTGTTGATGATTCCACAGAACATAAAGTGGTGCCATTTGAAATGCGGGGATCGACAGATTTATGCCTTATTCATGCCTTAAAAATATGTGAGAAGTATTGTCAACAATGCAACATTCCAATTTGCATGCTATGTGCTTCTTCTCCAGAACATAAATGTCATGAACTTATTGACGTTTCCAATGTAatagaaaagaagaaaaaggtctttaaaaaagatttagaagaaCTAGAGAATTGCATTTATCCTAAATATCAAGAAATTGCTTCAAATATTTCGGATAAAATGGTTGATTGGAATGAACACTCAAAGAAGTTGATAATGGCTATTGACGAACATGGAGAAAACTTGCATAGAGAAATAGAGACTGCTACCAAGAAACTAAAATGTAATCTTGAAGAGATGGACTCCAAATCGATGTATCTCTTAAATAAACAGGAAAAGGAAATCACAATCACCATTTCTAATATAAAACAAAGTATTGATGAGATTAAGAAACTACTTGCCTCCAATGATGTCTGTCTTCTTTCTGCCTACAAATCAAGAAATGTTGAATTTAGAAGATTGCCTCCGACACATATAGTTACCTTACCAAATTTTACACCCCACGAAATCACGCAAAAGCTTGGTACTTTGTCAGAGATTTCTGTCAAAAAAGATGACCAAATATACACAATGGATGCACCTGGACCCCCTGATGTGTCAAAGATCATAGAAGAAATAGGAACTGAGTATGGAGAGTATAGATTACGTAGCGTGTCCTGCATTAATGATGACAATTTATTGACGTGTGGCGTTGATGACAAAATGATAAGACTCTACAACCTTCAAGGGGAACTATTTAGTTCAATTGAAACCACGTCAGGAAACTGGCCAACTGATATAGTTTGGACAAGGAGAGGGGATCTCTTTTATACCGATCAAGAATATAAAACAGTGACCCaagtaacaaataaaaaatataaaaataaagaaatacgGACGGAAATCAATCTTGGGGGATGGAGACCTCtcggtgtctgtagtacctcatCTGGTGACCTGCTGGTTGTCATGGACGGTCTAAGGTACGTACACGGAGAAACAAAGATTGTGCGTTATCGTGctttcaaagaaaaacaaagtattcagtataATGACAATGGACGGCCTctttattcatttaatgaatatctatataacaaatacattacTGAAAACAAGAACAAAGATATATGTGCATCTGACAATGGAGCCGGTGCCGTAGTGGTGGTCAATAAGGCTGGGAAATTCCGGTTTTCATATACGGGTCATCCGTCTGGTGTCAAGAGATCGTTTAGTCCACTGGGTATCAgcacagacagccagggtcggatcctgactgCAGACTTTAGCAATGACTGTGTCCACATCCTGAatcaggacggtcagttcctctGCCTTATTGACAACTGCGCCTTATCGAGTCCGTACGGTTTATGTGTGGATACAAGTGataacctctttgtggctgagaaCGCTACGGGCAAAGTAAAGAAGATTCAGTACATTAGAGATGACAGTAAATTACAGAATAGTAAGTCGGTTAATTGCCACACGTACCGGCCGATTGAGCTGATAATTCCTtcgaattgcaaaaatatggaGGAGGTAGAAGAAGAACAATATGaagaagaaagaagaaaaaataagattttaaggACTGTAcatagtaaaataaaaacatttttcaaaatttaa